A genome region from Labrus mixtus chromosome 9, fLabMix1.1, whole genome shotgun sequence includes the following:
- the il4i1 gene encoding L-amino-acid oxidase has product MIPHMALCKFFPLVVVGVVIFAVSGIFGDPLYDCLQDTDYSELLNIVEKGLPVSKSPRHIAIIGGGMAGLTAAKFLEDAGHTVTIIEASDRIGGRVETFRNRREGWYAEVGAMRIPSFHKILLSFASKLQISLNHFIEDDINTYYFVNGVLQKTYAVENNPDILNYSLNEGERGKSAAQLFSETLWKVREDLKSMGCSAMLNKYDSYTVKEYLVKEGNLSRGALRMVGDLLNENSLFYTSLIEMLYIQSDINDNTEYFEVTDGFDHLPRAFYQWLNATILLNSKVKQVDQTGGRYVTVTFQDWRNPNSLVNLTVDYALVTSSAKASVFIDFLPPLSGDKMEALRSVHYASSTKVILSFSQRFWEKEGIRGGKSVTDRPSRFIYYPSHSFPGTDAGALLASYTCSDDSTLFQGLSKDELMAVVLEDLVKIHGEDIRPIWTGGLVKKWGLDPYSLGAFALFTPYQQGHYARELFQSEGRVHFAGEHTATPHGWIETAIKSALRAAKNINSLTL; this is encoded by the exons ATGATCCCTCACATGGCTCTGTGCAAGTTCT TTCCTCTAGTTGTAGTCGGGGTCGTGATTTTTGCTGTGAGTGGGATCTTTGGAGACCCCCTGTACGATTGTCTACAAGACACCGACTACAGTGAGCTGCTCAACATCGTGGAAAAAGGTCTTCCTGTCTCCAAGAGCCCTCGTCATATAGCAATCATTGGAGGGGGCATGGCTGGACTGACCGCTGCAAAGTTTTTAGAAGATGCAGGACATACG GTGACAATAATAGAAGCCAGTGACCGTATTGGAGGACGTGTGGAGACCTTCAGGAACAGAAGAGAAGGCTGGTACGCAGAAGTGGGCGCCATGAGGATCCCCAGCTTTCATAA gATTTTGCTGTCCTTTGCCTCCAAATTACAAATTTCCTTGAACCACTTTATCGAAGATGACATCAACACCTACTATTTTGTAAACGGGGTGCTGCAGAAAACCTATGCAGTGGAAAACAACCCTGATATTCTCAACTACAGCCtgaatgaaggagagagagggaagtcaGCCGCTCAACTCTTCAGTGAGACGCTCTGGAAG GTGAGGGAGGACCTGAAGTCAATGGGCTGCAGTGccatgttgaataaatatgattCCTACACAGTGAAG GAGTACCTGGTGAAGGAGGGGAACCTGAGCCGTGGTGCACTGAGGATGGTCGGGGACCTCCTGAATGAAAACAGCCTCTTCTACACGTCGCTGATAGAGATGCTGTACATTCAGTCAGACATCAATGACAACACTGA GTATTTTGAGGTGACAGATGGATTCGACCACCTCCCGAGGGCTTTCTACCAGTGGTTGAATGCTACAATTCTTCTCAACTCCAAAGTCAAACAGGTAGACCAAACAGGAGGCAGGTATGTCACCGTAACCTTCCAGGACTGGCGTAATCCAAACTCCCTGGTCAACCTGACGGTGGACTATGCTCTGGTTACATCTTCAGCCAAAGCCAGTGTCTTCATAGACTTCCTGCCTCCTCTGTCTGGAGACAAGATGGAGGCCCTGCGCTCGGTTCATTACGCCAGCTCCACCAAGGTGATCCTCAGCTTCAGTCAGAGGTTCTGGGAGAAAGAAGGCATCAGAGGAGGGAAGAGCGTCACAGACCGGCCCTCCCGCTTCATCTACTACCCCAGCCACAGCTTCCCCGGCACAGACGCGGGGGCCCTCCTCGCGTCCTACACCTGCTCTGACGACTCCACCCTCTTCCAAGGCTTGAGCAAGGACGAGCTGATGGCGGTGGTGCTGGAGGATTTGGTGAAGATCCACGGAGAGGATATCCGGCCTATATGGACAGGGGGGCTGGTGAAGAAGTGGGGCTTGGATCCTTACAGTCTGGGAGCTTTCGCCTTGTTCACGCCCTACCAGCAGGGACACTACGCCCGAGAACTGTTCCAGAGTGAGGGGCGGGTGCATTTTGCAGGAGAACATACAGCTACGCCTCACGGGTGGATAGAAACCGCCATTAAGTCTGCACTCAGGGCAGCAAAAAATATAAACAGCCTCACACTTTag